GGTTTCCATGTCACTCACTCTTTTTTTGAATATCCGACCCTGGCACTTTTTATAATATGTTGCCATTCCGCCAGGGGATCGGGCAGAGAGTATAAAGCATTGAGAATGGGTTAAGGCTTTTGTAAGCAAAAACACCATCGCGCTGGCGATGGTGTTTATTGTCATATTCGGGCTGTACGATTACTTTTTGCTGTCTGCGTGGCGTTTTCTGCCGGTAGGGTTGTTCACCACGCTGGATTTATCACCTTCAGTCACCACTTTGCGCTGATTGGAGATCTTATGGTCCAGTCCAAGAATATGACGGGCCTGACGGTTCGATTTCATTCTAACTCCTTTATCCTGTTACTGGTTTCAAGGATGAGTCCTTATGACTTCGGACGAAATATAACCCTTAAGGTCGACGGTACCGATGGATACCGACCTGATTGATAGTCGGACATTTAATCGGAAAGGTCAATGTATAAGCAGGGAATTAAGAAGTCTCCGCTAACTGCCACAAAATCTGCTGAGCGTCCTATACTTGTTATACCGACGATAAAAAGGAGAGAACGATGACAATCCATAAGAAAGGTCAGGCACACTGGGAAGGCGACATCAAGCGCGGAAAAGGCACGGTTTCGACGGAAAGCGGCGTACTGAACCAGCAGCCCTATGGCTTTAATACCCGCTTTGAAGGGGTGAAAGGCACTAACCCGGAAGAACTGATCGGTGCGGCGCATGCCGCCTGTTTCTCAATGGCGCTGTCGTTGATGCTCGGTGAAGCGGGCTTCACGCCGGATGCCATCGACACCACGGCAGACGTGTCGCTGGACAAAGTCGATGCCGGGTTTGCCATTACCAAAATTGCGCTGCACAGTGAAGTCACTGTCCCGGGAATCGACGCCGGGACTTTCGACGGCATCATCCAGAAAGCGAAGGCCGGTTGCCCGGTATCGCAGGTGCTGAAAGCTGAAATCACCCTTGATTATCAACTGAAATCGTAACGACGCTATTGCCCGGTAGCGTAATGCTGACCGGGCATAAAAGCCTTACAACATCATCCAATCCCACTTTACGCACCTGTCAGCGCCCTCAGGCGCGCCAGCAGCGTACGTCGGTTCCGGCTTCAAGTCTGCGCAGCGCCTGCCGGTTCTCACATCCGCTGCTGGCGAGTGGACACCGTTCGCGAAAGAAACACCCCACCGGCAGAACCCGATTACCGGGCAACTCCGTTTTGCGAATCATCAGTTCCTCGGCCAGCGGGGCGCCGGTCTTCGGTACGGAATCCAGCAGCAGACGAGTGTAAGGATGAGCCGGGGTGGTGAGCACCTGCGCCGTGTCGCCGAGTTCGACGATCTGTCCGAGGTACATCACCGCGACCCGGTCGCTCATATGGCGTACCACTGAGACGTTATGCGAGATCAAAATGTAGGTCAGATTGCGGCTGGTTTGCAGTGCAACCAGCAGATTCAGAATCTGCGCCTGCACGGAAATATCCAGCGCTGACGTCGGTTCGTCCAGCACGATCACATCCGGTTCTGACGACAGCGCACGGGCAATAGCGATACGTTGACGCTGTCCGCCGGAGAAGGCGTGTGGCAAACGGTCGAGATATTCCGGGCGGATCCCGACCTGACTGGCTAACGCGGCGGCCAGCATCCGACGTTCCCGCTCACTGCTACGCTTCTGGATCCAGACCGGTTCGGTGATAATCCGCCAGACAGGCAGACGCGGATCCAGCGAAGAGAGCGGATCCTGAAACACCATTTGCATCTCGGTCGACGGTGAATCCTGCTGATATTGTCCCTGGTTGGGCTTCAGCATCCCCATAAGTAACTGCGCCAGCGTGCTTTTACCACAGCCGGATTCACCCACGATCCCCAACGTTTCGCCCCGGCGGATCTGCAAATCCATCCCGTTGAGCGCGTGCACGCGTTCGGTTACCCGTCCCAGCCAGTTTTTCTTCGCCGGGAAATTAACGTGCACATCCTGTAAGGCCAGTAATGTTTCAGACATGGGAACTCTCCAGATGGGGGTACCAGCAGGCCGCGTGCTGGTCGCCAGCGCCGAGTGGGCTCAGGGTGGGTATCGTTTCGCAAAGCGGGCCAGCGGCAAAGCAGCGGTCCCGAAACGCGCAGCCATGCGGCAAACGGGTGAGATCCGGCACGGTGCCGGGGATCGCCGGTAGCGGCTGGCGAGGTTCACCCTGTTCCGGCGCGCATTTCAGCAGGCCAATCGAATAGGGATGGGTCGGATGGTGAATCACGGCATCGGTCGGGCCGCTTTCAATGACGCTTCCGGCATACATTACGTACAGCCGGTCGCACAGTTGCGACACCACCGCCATGTCATGACTGATAAACAGCACAGCCGTGCCGCTGGCGCGGGCTTTGTGCTTGAGCAACCGCAGTACCTGCAACTGGACGGTGACGTCCAGCGCGGTGGTCGGTTCATCGGCGATGATCAGTTCCGGTTCACAGGAGAAGGCAAGGGCGATCATGACCCGCTGACGCATCCCACCCGAGAGCTCAAACGGAAAACGGGTCATCACTCCGGCGGCGTCGGGGATCTGCATCTCCTCCAGGAGGGTAATCGCCTTTTCGCGAGCCTGCGCACGACTCACCGTCTGGTGGTGGCGAATCACCTCTACCATCTGCTGACCGATGCGGCGCGTCGGGTTAAGGGCCGTCATCGGCTCCTGGAAGATCATCGCCACACGGGCACCGCGCCATTGGCGCATCTGCTTTTCACTGGCGTTCAGCACATCTTCGCCCAGTAATGAGACGTGCCCCTGATGGATGCGATAGCTACCCTCCGGCAGCAGACGCATAGCGAGCATCGCCGTGACCGATTTCCCGGACCCCGATTCGCCCACCACGCCGACAATCTCGCCGCGATGAATACACAGCGACACATGGCTCAGGGCATGAACATCGGCTTTGTATCCCGGAAAGCTTAAGTGCAAATCGTCTATTTCCAGCACCGGCTGAGTCATCACTGTTTTCCTCCTGCTTTTGGATCCAGCAGATCGCGGATCCCATCACCGAACAGGTTAAAACCGACGGCAGTGATCAGAATGGCGGCACCGGGAAAGGCGCAATACCACCACTGATCGAGAACATAGTTGCGGCCAATTGCCACCATCGCTCCCCATTCCGCACTCGGTTGCTGGGCACCAAGCCCGATAAAACCCAACGTGGCGGCCATCAGGATGGCGCTGCCGATATCCAGCGACGCCTGCACAATCAGCGGCGGCAGTGAGTTACGCAAGATATGCCAACTGATCAAATGCCAACGGGAAGCGCCGTACGTGCGAGCGGCCTGGATGTAGGTAAACTGGCGCACAACCAGCGTTTGTCCGCGCGCCAGTCGTACATAAAAGGGAATACGCACGATGGCAATCGCCAGCATTGCGTTAAACAGACTCGGACCCAGAGCTGCCGCCAGCGCCATCGTCAGCACCAGTGAGGGGATCGACAGCATGATATCCATCATCCGCATGATGATGGCGTCAGCGCGACCGCCCATCACCCCGGACAGGCAACCGAGCAGCGAGCCGACGCCGCCCGCAATTCCGACCACTACCAGCCCGGCGACAATCGACTGCTGGCTGCCCACCAGCACGCGGCTGAACAGATCCCGTCCTACCTCATCTGTTCCAAACCAGTGTGCTGCCGTCGGCGGCAACAGTCGCGCGCTTAAATCAATGGCATTGGGATCGTAAGGCGTTAGCCACGGCGAGAGGACCATCATCAGCAGCATCAGGACAATGATTACCCCGCCAATTACGGTCAGCGGACTGCTTTTCATCAGCCAGAACCACCTGGCCCAGTCAATGTGTCGACGCGCAATGCGAACCGGTGTCGGGGTCTCTTCGGTTAACATCATTCAGCACCTCCGCGTCCGATACGTGGGTCCACCCACAGATAGAGTAGATCGACCACCAGGTTGACCAGTACATAAGCAAAAGAGACCACTACGGCAAAGCCCATCACGGCCGGGAAATCAAGCGCCTGAATCGACGTCACCACCCAGGCGCCCATACCGGGCCAGGCAAAGACGGTTTCGGTCAATACTGCGCCATACAGCAGATCGCCCAGCGCAAGACCGAGTACTGTGATCGACGGGATCAGCGCGTTAGGCAGGGCGTAACACAGCACGATGTACCAGCCGGGAAGACCGCTGGCTTTGGCCGTGCGGATATAATCTTCACTCAATTGTTCCAGCATCGCAGAGCGGATTTGCCGCGCCACAATCCCCAGGTGAACAAACGCCAGCGTCAGCGACGGTAAAATCAGATGTTGTAGAGCATTTAAAAAGACCTCGCCGTTGCCTTCCAGCAGGGCATCGATCAGATAAAACCCGGTCACATGCGTTGGCGGATCCAGCCAGTCGTCCAGTCGTCCGCCACCCGGTAAAATTTGCAGATGACCGTAAAACAGCACGATGACGCCCAGGCCCAACCAGAAGGCGGGCGTCGAAATACCGGTGATCGCCATCAGGCGTACCAGGTGGTCCAGCCAGCGATTGCGCCAGACGGCGGAGAGGATGCCCAAAGGAATACCGATGACCAGCGCCAGCAGCAGCGAGCAAAAAGCCAACTCCAGCGTCGCCGGGAAAAAGACGCGCAGTTCTTCCATCACCGGACGCCCGGTGCGAATCGAAATGCCTAAGTCTCCCTGAAAGACATCGCTTACGTAGCGCGCAAACTGCACGTACAGCGGTTGATTCAGCCCAAGCTGTTGGCGAATGTTCTCGACAATCTCTTCGCTGGCCCGATCGCCCGCTAACAGGCGCGCCGGATCGCCTGGTATCAGGTGCGAAATAATAAAAGTGATGACGCAAACGCCGGCCACCACAAGGATAAGTCCCCAGCAGCGCTGGCGCAAAATGCTCCAGAAAGTCATTGGCTTCCCCTGGCGGAGCCAGTGTGGCTCCGCATTAATGTGACTTATTTGCTCATGGTGCCGATATTAAAGACCTGCTCGAGCATCGGATTGAACACGAAGCCTTTGACCTCTTTGTTCATCGCCAACTGGTAGTTCTTCTGGAACAGGTAGACGTAGGCGGCCTCATCAATGACGATTTTCTGCGCCTGCTGGTAGTCTCTGGTTCTGGCCGCCTGATCGGTGGTGCTCAATGCACTGCGTAATAACTTGTCGACCCCGGCGTTCTCATAGAACGAGCGGTTACCGGGCAGGCCTTTCTTGTCCGACTCGAACCAGTAGTTCATGAACATATAGGGGTCAGCGAAGTCAGGACTCCAGTTGCCGATAGCGATGTCGTAATCGCCTTTACCCACGCGATCGCGCATGGTGGCATTCGCCAGTTTTTCCAGCTTTACGGTAATACCCAGTTTGCTGAGGCTGGCCTGGGTGGCGAGGGCAATCGGCTCCCAGTTTGGATCGTTATCGGAATAGAGGAAGCTCAGGCTGGTGGGTTTGCTGGCAACTTTCTCCCATTCGGCTTTCGCTTTGGCTTCATCAAAATGGTATTGCAGCGCAGAGGCGTCGTAACCCCACATGCCTTCCGGGATCGGCCCGCGCATCTGTTTGCCGTTACCGCTGAGGATCCCTTTTACCATGCCCTGATAGTCGGTTGACCATGAGATAGCCCGACGCAGTTCCGCCTGATTCAGCGGCGCTTTGCTGTTGTTCAGATAGAGATAGGTCACGCGCAGCGACGGATAGTCCGCCACAGCCACCTTGCCTTCCTGTTTTAACGCGCTGAGCTGATCCACTGGCAGGGCGTCAGCGATGTCGATATCGCCACGCGATAGCTGCAAACGACGTGACGCGCTCTCACCAATAATTTTCACCGACACGCGTTTAAAGTTCGGTTTTGGACCAGCGTAATGCGGGTTCGGAACCAGCACCAGCTGTTGACCTTTCTGCCAGCTTTTCAGCATAAACGGGCCGGATCCTGCGGTGTTTTGCGCCAGAAAACCGCGCGCGTCATCCGCCGCATGCGCTTTCAGCACGGCAGGGTTGATGATCGATGCGCCGTCATTCGCCAGCGTATAAAGGAACGGGGCGAACGGTTGGCTGAGCGTAAATTTTACCGTGTGTGCATCAACGGCTTCCACTTTGAGATCCTTGGGAAACGCTTCCGCGGGGCCCTGGCTGATTTTCAGCAGGCGTTCGAAGGACTGCTTCACCGCCTCGGCAGTTACGGCGGAGCCGTCGGCAAATTTGGCCCGATCGTTAAGCGTGAAGGTCCACTCTTTCTGGTCATCAGACGCTTTCCAGCCGCTTGCCAGATCGCCTTCCACTTCAGTGGAGCCTTTGTCGCCCTCGGTTTTGTACTTCACCAGCCGCTGATAGGACGGATAAGTGACCGTCCAGTCGTTATTATCGATGGTGACCGCCGGGTCAAGGGTTTGCGGGTCGGCGGCTTTGCCGATCACCAGCATGTCTTTCGGGACGGCAGCCTGTGCCGCAGGCAGAGTTATCGCCAGGGCAACAGCAATCAACGCGGGGCGAAACAACAAAGTTAATTTCATGATGAAGCTCCGGAATCAAAAGGATGTGTGTGTTGTTGTGGTAGTCACGGGAAAGCAGGCAATGCAGTCTTCCAGTAGCGGATAGCGGCTCGCGGCAGGCAACTCAAAATGCCACCACTCGCTGCTGATGCCAACGAAGCCACCGCCAAACATAATGGCGTTGAGTAACAGCCGGTTACGCTGTGCCGTGGCAGAAACAGAAGGGTGATAAGCGTGTGAACGGTCGTGCATCTCATCAAAACCCGCGCCCATATCCAGGATCCTGCCGCTCGCGTCTTTCAGGGTGACATCGATGGCCGTCCCGCGACTGTGGTTAGAGCCGATGGCGACATCAACCACGTACTGCGGATCGGGGCAGGCATCCCACAGGATCGACTGCGCCTGCTGCGGGCGATAGGCGTCATAAACCACCAGAGAAAGGCCCGCCAGTTGCGCGATACTGATGCTTTTCGCCAGCGCGGTGACGGCATCCTGATGCAGCAGGCAGCGCGATTCGCGATAAATTGGCGCGCCGGTCAGGTTATCGGCGGTCGCGTATTTCAGGTCGATATCCAGCGTCGGAAAAGTCACCGACAGATCGACCAGTTGTGGAGTTTCAGACATAGCACGTTTCCTGTTTATTGTTCGAACTGACCAAATTCTTGTTGTAACTGGCGGTTGGTCTGAAGCCGCCCGGTAAGAGAGTCGCCCAGTTGTTCCGCCACGCCGGAAAGCAGCAGGTTGAACAGACAACTCACGGGAGCCAGCGAATCCCAGAAGTGTCCGGTGTCGGTTTTCACCTGCAGTAAATCGATGGCGTAGTCCCGTGCCCAGGGGCACCAGATATCGGTTACCAGCGCCAGCGGTATCTGCCGCTCGCTGGCCACGCGACAGTATTGCCGGGCAATGGCGGAGTAGGCGCGGGTATCGGTCAGCACCACATACGGTTTCTCAAACCCGGAATTGAGGGATTCCACCCAACTACCCGAGAGCCCTTCGGAGTAGTTCACCCGGGGGCGCAGATATTCAAGGTGACTGAAAAAGGCATTTGCGATCCCCCGCGTCGACTGGATCCCCAGCACAAACACGGCCTCCGCCTGCGCCAGTTGTCGGGTAATGCGCTGAAAAGTTTCACCTTGCGCCAGTTGATAGACATGAGCGATCGCATCGATCTCCAGCGTCAGCGACTGACGCGCGCGGTCTGGCAACTGCTGCTGCTGTTGCCAGGAGTCCAGACGCTCGTTCATTCCCCAGGGCTGATAGGAGGTGCCAGGCAATTCCCGCAGGCTGGCTTTGGCATCTTCCAGATTGCGGTAGCCGATTTTGCGCAGGTAGCGTCCGACGGTAATCCCGCTGGTGCCCGTTGCTTTACCAATGCTGTCGGCGGTTTCAAACGGGATCTGCGCCACATGGGTTAACAGCCAACTGGCAACGCGTTTTTCGCTTGGCGTATGCAGGCTGAAAGTCTGTTCAATTCGGGTCAGTAACTCAGGTTTTGTTGTCATCACCGTCTCGCTGTTACCGGGCTGTCAAAGGTCGGCTCACTGTTAGCCAATTAACAATGCAGGACGCGTGCCATGTTCGGGAACGCCGCCGCTGCAGGCGTCAATTGTTAAAATGACGCCGAAATAGTTAACTTATGATCAACATTTGTGCAGCGTAGTGCAGTTTTGGTGCAACGGTGAGACGGAAGGGCGCTTATCTGCCGGATACGCAGGCGGGATCACATTCTCGCGGCGAAATAAGCAGCAAACATCAGGATCGGTACCGGGAAATATCAATAACAGCCATAACAAGTGTGCGTGTATTTATTTCTGCGAAGGGACGGGTATTATTATTTTCGTTCTACATTAACGGTTTAAAGCGCTCGTGTAGAGGTTATTTATATCATTAACGGAGCCATCATAATGAACAAATTCTCCCTTTCTACAGCAGGTATTTTAGTCGCAGCGCTGTTGACCAGTGTCAGCGTAAATGCAGCCACTACTGACGCGAAGACCGACGTCACCCCCAAAAGCATGAGCTGCCAGGAGTTCATCGATCTGAACCCGCAGACTATGGCGCCGGTTGCCTTCTGGGTATTAAACGAAGATGAAGACTTTAAAGGCGGGGACTACGTCACTTTCGATGAAACGGTGACAACTGCGGTTCCTTTAACGGTTGAAATCTGTAAAAAACATCCGCAAAGTGAGCTGACTAAAATTAAAGATGAAATCAAAAAAGAATTAAGCAAATAAGATTAAGCGCTTATTTAAACCCAGCCAGAGTGCTGGGTTTTGCTATTTGTGACAACGTCACATTATTAATTTAAGACAATGCTGGATTTTGTATAAAGCTCTAAAAACGCGTGCCGATACTGAATATAAATTAGTCTGAAAATAAAAGGATGTTTATATGGTCTGGTATCCGTCACGTATTTCGACTCGTTTGACACTCGGGGGGATCGCGTTACTTGCCGTAACGACGTTAGTGATTGTTGTTATTATGCTTTGGCGCGGGCAACCTCGCGTCGTTGAAATCAACACGGCGTTAATTGAGGAGACCGGGCATGGCCTGACGCGTCAACTCAGCAGCGTCCTGTCTCGTATTGAGGGAGAAACCGTTAGTCTGTCGCGTCTGGCCGAAGTCCTGCCAAATGATGAAGCGCTGTACCGCGCGGTTGTGCCGCGTTTACTGGGTGAAAAAAATAATTCAATCATCACCGGCGGTGGGATCTGGCCTGAGCCGGATGCGTTCACCCCCGGCGTTGCGCGACGCAGCTTTTTCTGGTCACGCAATACCGACGATAAACTGGTGTTTTCGGACGAATATAACGCCCCTGGCGGCAACGGTTATCACAGCGAAAGCTGGTATCAGGGAGCGAAAGGCCATTCGCAGGAAAACTGCGTCTGGTCTGATGTTTATCAGGATGCCATTTCCGGAATCAACATGGTGACCTGCAGCATTCCGTATCAGCTGGCGGGCAAATTCGCTGGCGTAGCCACGACAGATATTCGACTCGATAACGTTGCCAGTTTTATGCAGCAGCAGGGCGGACGCACCGGTGGATATGCCTTTGTGGTCGATAAACAGGGACAAATTCTCTATTTTCCGCAAAACGATCGGGATCATTACAAAACCGTTGGCGATCTGGTGAAGGCTTCCGCGTGGCTGAATCCGGTCGCTCAGCGTTTGCAGCAACTGCGCACCGCAACGACCGAAGTCTCCTCCATTGCGCTGGAAAACGACGGCATTCTGAACGCGCCCTCTCGTGTGATGTTGTTTCCGATGGCCGATACAGGTTGGGTTGTGGGACTGGTGACGCCGCAAGAGCGTATCGTCGGGCTGGCGAAAGTGATGATGCGCGATGTTCTTGAAGTACTGATCCCTGTGATGACGCTGTTGCTGGTGGGGTCCTGGCTGGTGGTTCGCCGGCTGATTGCTCGTCTGGACGACACGCGGCGGGCGCTGGACGATATTGCACAGGGAGAAGGCGATCTGACCCGTCGCTTAGAGGTAAGAGGTAAAGACGAGATCTCAGCGATTGCACAGGCGTTTAACCTTTTCGTGGATAAAATTTCCGCCATCCTGCTTACGGTGCGCAGCAGCAGTGAGGTGGTGGCGAACAACGCCGTCAGCCTTGCCGACAGCAATACTGAATTGTCATCACGCGTCACTCAGCAGGCGGCAGCGCTGGAAGAGAGTGCGGCCGCGATGGAACAACTTAATGCGACCGTACATCAAAATGCCAGTAATACCCAACTGGCCGATGAGCTTTCAGAAAGCACGGCGCAAACGGCCAACCGCTGCGGCGATGTCATGCATGGGGTGATTTCGACCATGGATAACGTTAGTGCGTCTTCGGGGCGAATGGTTGAGATCGTATCCGTGATTGACAGCATTGCCTTCCAGACGAACATCCTGGCGCTCAATGCCGCCGTGGAAGCGGCTCGCGCCGGGGATGCCGGGCGAGGATTTGCGGTAGTGGCATCGGAAGTCAGAACGCTGGCGCAGCGCAGCGCAACCGCCGCCCAGGAAATCAAAGCGCTCATTGATGAGTCGGTGTCCCATGTTGATAACAGCAGTCAGCAAATTCATCATGCCGGCGATCGTTTGCAGGAACTGGTGGGACATGTTCGTCAGGTGCGTCAGTTAATGGGGGAAATTCGCGTCGCGGGTGAAGAGCAGCGCAAAGGCGTGGCCGAAGTGACGCTCGCCGTCACGGAAATGGACAGCACGGTTCAGCAGAACGCTTCGCTGATTGATGATGCGGCGGCGCGCACGCAGGTTCTGAAAGCTGAAGCAGAAGAACTGGCCTTGCAGGTATCGTCGTTTAAATTGCCGTAATGTCTGAGTGACTGGATGCCCGGTAGGCGGTAGCGCTGCCGGGCTTCTCACATGACGAATCAGATTTCCAACGGTAGCGCCGTCTGCATCCAGGTGGCGATCTCATCTGCCGGAATGGGGCGAGAAAAATAATATCCCTGAATCACCGGACAATTCATCGAACGCAGCAGCTCAAATTGTTCCTTCGTCTCAACGCCTTCCGCAATCACCATCAGATTCAGGCTCTGCCCAATGCTGATAATCGCTTCCAGCAAAGACTGAATACGCTTCTCGGTCTGGCAGCGATCGACGAAGGTCTTATCAATTTTTAATTCCGTCACGGGC
The DNA window shown above is from Citrobacter farmeri and carries:
- the sra gene encoding stationary-phase-induced ribosome-associated protein, with the translated sequence MKSNRQARHILGLDHKISNQRKVVTEGDKSSVVNNPTGRKRHADSKK
- the osmC gene encoding peroxiredoxin OsmC, whose product is MTIHKKGQAHWEGDIKRGKGTVSTESGVLNQQPYGFNTRFEGVKGTNPEELIGAAHAACFSMALSLMLGEAGFTPDAIDTTADVSLDKVDAGFAITKIALHSEVTVPGIDAGTFDGIIQKAKAGCPVSQVLKAEITLDYQLKS
- a CDS encoding oligopeptide/dipeptide ABC transporter ATP-binding protein, which encodes MSETLLALQDVHVNFPAKKNWLGRVTERVHALNGMDLQIRRGETLGIVGESGCGKSTLAQLLMGMLKPNQGQYQQDSPSTEMQMVFQDPLSSLDPRLPVWRIITEPVWIQKRSSERERRMLAAALASQVGIRPEYLDRLPHAFSGGQRQRIAIARALSSEPDVIVLDEPTSALDISVQAQILNLLVALQTSRNLTYILISHNVSVVRHMSDRVAVMYLGQIVELGDTAQVLTTPAHPYTRLLLDSVPKTGAPLAEELMIRKTELPGNRVLPVGCFFRERCPLASSGCENRQALRRLEAGTDVRCWRA
- a CDS encoding ABC transporter ATP-binding protein, which translates into the protein MTQPVLEIDDLHLSFPGYKADVHALSHVSLCIHRGEIVGVVGESGSGKSVTAMLAMRLLPEGSYRIHQGHVSLLGEDVLNASEKQMRQWRGARVAMIFQEPMTALNPTRRIGQQMVEVIRHHQTVSRAQAREKAITLLEEMQIPDAAGVMTRFPFELSGGMRQRVMIALAFSCEPELIIADEPTTALDVTVQLQVLRLLKHKARASGTAVLFISHDMAVVSQLCDRLYVMYAGSVIESGPTDAVIHHPTHPYSIGLLKCAPEQGEPRQPLPAIPGTVPDLTRLPHGCAFRDRCFAAGPLCETIPTLSPLGAGDQHAACWYPHLESSHV
- the ddpC gene encoding D,D-dipeptide ABC transporter permease; protein product: MMLTEETPTPVRIARRHIDWARWFWLMKSSPLTVIGGVIIVLMLLMMVLSPWLTPYDPNAIDLSARLLPPTAAHWFGTDEVGRDLFSRVLVGSQQSIVAGLVVVGIAGGVGSLLGCLSGVMGGRADAIIMRMMDIMLSIPSLVLTMALAAALGPSLFNAMLAIAIVRIPFYVRLARGQTLVVRQFTYIQAARTYGASRWHLISWHILRNSLPPLIVQASLDIGSAILMAATLGFIGLGAQQPSAEWGAMVAIGRNYVLDQWWYCAFPGAAILITAVGFNLFGDGIRDLLDPKAGGKQ
- a CDS encoding ABC transporter permease, with translation MTFWSILRQRCWGLILVVAGVCVITFIISHLIPGDPARLLAGDRASEEIVENIRQQLGLNQPLYVQFARYVSDVFQGDLGISIRTGRPVMEELRVFFPATLELAFCSLLLALVIGIPLGILSAVWRNRWLDHLVRLMAITGISTPAFWLGLGVIVLFYGHLQILPGGGRLDDWLDPPTHVTGFYLIDALLEGNGEVFLNALQHLILPSLTLAFVHLGIVARQIRSAMLEQLSEDYIRTAKASGLPGWYIVLCYALPNALIPSITVLGLALGDLLYGAVLTETVFAWPGMGAWVVTSIQALDFPAVMGFAVVVSFAYVLVNLVVDLLYLWVDPRIGRGGAE
- a CDS encoding ABC transporter substrate-binding protein; this translates as MKLTLLFRPALIAVALAITLPAAQAAVPKDMLVIGKAADPQTLDPAVTIDNNDWTVTYPSYQRLVKYKTEGDKGSTEVEGDLASGWKASDDQKEWTFTLNDRAKFADGSAVTAEAVKQSFERLLKISQGPAEAFPKDLKVEAVDAHTVKFTLSQPFAPFLYTLANDGASIINPAVLKAHAADDARGFLAQNTAGSGPFMLKSWQKGQQLVLVPNPHYAGPKPNFKRVSVKIIGESASRRLQLSRGDIDIADALPVDQLSALKQEGKVAVADYPSLRVTYLYLNNSKAPLNQAELRRAISWSTDYQGMVKGILSGNGKQMRGPIPEGMWGYDASALQYHFDEAKAKAEWEKVASKPTSLSFLYSDNDPNWEPIALATQASLSKLGITVKLEKLANATMRDRVGKGDYDIAIGNWSPDFADPYMFMNYWFESDKKGLPGNRSFYENAGVDKLLRSALSTTDQAARTRDYQQAQKIVIDEAAYVYLFQKNYQLAMNKEVKGFVFNPMLEQVFNIGTMSK
- the ddpX gene encoding D-alanyl-D-alanine dipeptidase; this encodes MSETPQLVDLSVTFPTLDIDLKYATADNLTGAPIYRESRCLLHQDAVTALAKSISIAQLAGLSLVVYDAYRPQQAQSILWDACPDPQYVVDVAIGSNHSRGTAIDVTLKDASGRILDMGAGFDEMHDRSHAYHPSVSATAQRNRLLLNAIMFGGGFVGISSEWWHFELPAASRYPLLEDCIACFPVTTTTTHTSF
- a CDS encoding MurR/RpiR family transcriptional regulator → MTTKPELLTRIEQTFSLHTPSEKRVASWLLTHVAQIPFETADSIGKATGTSGITVGRYLRKIGYRNLEDAKASLRELPGTSYQPWGMNERLDSWQQQQQLPDRARQSLTLEIDAIAHVYQLAQGETFQRITRQLAQAEAVFVLGIQSTRGIANAFFSHLEYLRPRVNYSEGLSGSWVESLNSGFEKPYVVLTDTRAYSAIARQYCRVASERQIPLALVTDIWCPWARDYAIDLLQVKTDTGHFWDSLAPVSCLFNLLLSGVAEQLGDSLTGRLQTNRQLQQEFGQFEQ
- the hdeB gene encoding acid-activated periplasmic chaperone HdeB; its protein translation is MNKFSLSTAGILVAALLTSVSVNAATTDAKTDVTPKSMSCQEFIDLNPQTMAPVAFWVLNEDEDFKGGDYVTFDETVTTAVPLTVEICKKHPQSELTKIKDEIKKELSK
- a CDS encoding methyl-accepting chemotaxis protein, translating into MVWYPSRISTRLTLGGIALLAVTTLVIVVIMLWRGQPRVVEINTALIEETGHGLTRQLSSVLSRIEGETVSLSRLAEVLPNDEALYRAVVPRLLGEKNNSIITGGGIWPEPDAFTPGVARRSFFWSRNTDDKLVFSDEYNAPGGNGYHSESWYQGAKGHSQENCVWSDVYQDAISGINMVTCSIPYQLAGKFAGVATTDIRLDNVASFMQQQGGRTGGYAFVVDKQGQILYFPQNDRDHYKTVGDLVKASAWLNPVAQRLQQLRTATTEVSSIALENDGILNAPSRVMLFPMADTGWVVGLVTPQERIVGLAKVMMRDVLEVLIPVMTLLLVGSWLVVRRLIARLDDTRRALDDIAQGEGDLTRRLEVRGKDEISAIAQAFNLFVDKISAILLTVRSSSEVVANNAVSLADSNTELSSRVTQQAAALEESAAAMEQLNATVHQNASNTQLADELSESTAQTANRCGDVMHGVISTMDNVSASSGRMVEIVSVIDSIAFQTNILALNAAVEAARAGDAGRGFAVVASEVRTLAQRSATAAQEIKALIDESVSHVDNSSQQIHHAGDRLQELVGHVRQVRQLMGEIRVAGEEQRKGVAEVTLAVTEMDSTVQQNASLIDDAAARTQVLKAEAEELALQVSSFKLP